The sequence below is a genomic window from Lolium perenne isolate Kyuss_39 chromosome 7, Kyuss_2.0, whole genome shotgun sequence.
ATCCTAGCTACAAGGGTGCATGCACAACATGCGTTGCATGGATCACGGTGGAGTCCAGCTGAATAGGGCTTCATATTTATCTTCAATCTAACAGGAAGAACTTGAGGACGACTGCCGCCGAGCGCGCCCTGCCGTCGTGGTCTGGCCGCCCTTGGTCGCCATCAGAGCGAGCCCTAGATCTGAGACATGGCGGCTACAGTCTAGTGGAGGAGGTTTCCGCAAAAAATAAGACGTAGTTACTTGAAAGCGGGTGTGTAATTGTAAATTTCCTTCTGACTGGACGTGAGACACATGATTTTAATCGTTCGGCCGAAATCACATGGATGCACAGGTACATGAATTGGCCGGATTCATAAGATACGACGCCATTTATTTATGTTATAATACTCCATGGGGAGAGACAGTCCATTATTCCACATCTTTCTTTACAGGGAGTAATTATTATGCATAACAGCTGATCACTCACTCGCATTACAACTCTGGATGGATTGACCCAATATCGATCATCTTTGTTCCGAGTCTGTCCTAGTAGGAGGAGAGGGTGGTTTGGCGCAGTTTGCGCTCTCGGGAGAGCTCCTTGGCAAAGCGCGCGAGCTCCTCCTCGTTGGTTCCCTCATCTTTGACGTACTCGTACCTCCCAGTGTCGATGTTCACCCTGGCCACCTTCTTGTTGAGCAGCCTGTTGCCAATCTCGATTAGTGCCACCATATTCTCCTCGGTGGCGATATCCACGGACGCGGTGTCCCTAAGGAGTGAGTCGTCCTGGATGCGAAGGTAGTTCTTCTCAGCCCCGAGAGCCTTGAAGAGCACTGCGGCGTGGATGTCGACCATGTCAGCGCTGGCGTGGCAGAACATGTCGATGATCGGGGTGAAGCAGCGATCGTGGAGCCACTGGAGGAGGCCCCACCTGGCACATTCCGGCGCGGTGTACATCTCCGCCAGCTTGGCCGAGCCGGTGCCGACGGAGAGGATGAGGTAGTTGCTGTACTCGGCGGGCTTGCCGAGGTTGAAGTCCATGTTCCGGCACAAGACCTCCTTGGTGATCATTGACACGGCAGCCATGGTGGGGTTGTTGACGGCCACGCTGCCGTCTATAAGGTTGTACTCGCGTTCGCGGACCTTGCCCCATGGATTGTAGGTCTTGAAGTAGTGCGGCGGGAAGAAGGTGGGTGCCGCCGACGTGCTGATGCAGATGTCCGACAGGTGGGCGTTCTTGAGAGGTTGCTTCTTGGCCTCGTATGTGTTGAAGATGACCGGCTGCAGGAACTTGATGTCGAAGGTGGGCAGGATGATGTTGGTGACGGTGTCGGCAATGGTCACGTGGCCGGTGATGCTCTTGATCTTATCGTGCAGGAACTTGCCGTCGTACTTAGGACCCGTCACCGAGGCGATAAAATTCCTTAACCAAGCCAGGAAGCTGCAGTAACGAACTGACCGATTATTCATTAATAAGGAAGGTGTCACCTCGATCGATCGAGCCGCATGGATGGAAGCTGTGGGTACATACGTCTTCTCCGGGAAGATCTTGGGCCCGTTCTCGAGGTAGAACTGACTGATATCCTTGGCGGCGAAGAGAGGTCGTTTGTTCTCGTCCGGCGTCGCAAGCATCGACGCCACCAGCGCACCGGTGCTCGTCCCAGTGATCACGTCGAAATAGTCCGCGATGCGAGCGTCCGGACCGTCCAGCTCCTGCAAAAAGAAATCAGCACTCGATCCGTTAGAATCAACTTATCTAGCTATATCTAAGGCGACGATCCAGACGAACTTGGAGCTTGGACTCGAGGCAGGCGAGGATGGTGGCCGGGATGAGGCCACGGATGCCGCCGCCGTCGATACTCAGCACCGTGATGAGCCGCCCTTCGGATGGCGGCGGGGAGATCATCGTCGCGTCGGCGGTGCTGGGCATTCTTGTTGCTTGGGCTCCGCTCTTGAAGTCTAGCTATCCTATCAGTGGCCTCTCAGCTCAGCTCAAAAACTTGATTCTCGTGATTTCTGATCAAGAGGCTCGCCCAGCTATTTAAAGAGTCTCATCGCGCAGGAACAATTACGGCAGCGCGACTTACGGACAAAGGCTTACAGGAAGATGATACGGACTGACGTGTAAACAAGTGGTTGGTTTAATTTCTCCACCCCTCTGTGATTCCAGGGATTCAACCTAGTGGCACGCCTCCAAGTCTGT
It includes:
- the LOC127312378 gene encoding patatin-like protein 1; translated protein: MISPPPSEGRLITVLSIDGGGIRGLIPATILACLESKLQELDGPDARIADYFDVITGTSTGALVASMLATPDENKRPLFAAKDISQFYLENGPKIFPEKTFLAWLRNFIASVTGPKYDGKFLHDKIKSITGHVTIADTVTNIILPTFDIKFLQPVIFNTYEAKKQPLKNAHLSDICISTSAAPTFFPPHYFKTYNPWGKVREREYNLIDGSVAVNNPTMAAVSMITKEVLCRNMDFNLGKPAEYSNYLILSVGTGSAKLAEMYTAPECARWGLLQWLHDRCFTPIIDMFCHASADMVDIHAAVLFKALGAEKNYLRIQDDSLLRDTASVDIATEENMVALIEIGNRLLNKKVARVNIDTGRYEYVKDEGTNEEELARFAKELSRERKLRQTTLSSY